CGAGGAAGAGAGATTTATAACGCATCGGTTCCGCAACGAAGCTACGCAGCGGGGCGATACTTTTTTCAATAGACGGACCGATTTCAATCTGAGAACCGACCTCCTTACCAAACATGCGGATCAGGGTTTCCCAGAAGCGATCATCTGACCATGTGTCGACTGTTTCATTGGCATCGCATTGAATGTAATAGCGACTGCGTGTCGGTGATCGCTGACTGGCCAGGGCAAAGCCGTCTTCGTGGTTGTTGTATATCAGTTCTTCGGATACAGGCTTTACATCGGCTAATACTCCCAGCCAACCGAAAGGATAAGCACGTTCATACGTTTGTAGAATATTTGAAGGTATGGATTGCCTCGATACACCGTGGTAGCCGTCGCAACCCACGATAAAATTACAGGCTACCTGGACAGTTTCGCCTTTGTGTTGGCCGCTTATGAGTGGGCTGCCTTCCTCGATTCCGGAAATACTTACGTCCTTCGCATCGTAGAGAGGTTCCTGGTCTCGCTGGGCATGAGCATCCATCAAGTCCTTGGTGACTTCTGTTTGTCCATAGACGGTTACGGTTTTACCAGTGTCATGGGCATTGAAACTAATGCGATGATTGATATCATTGAATTGAATGCCGATTCCGTTGTGGGTGAGTCCTTCTCTATGCAGACGGTCGGCTACGCCAGCCTCTTCAAGCATATCGACCGTACCCTGTTCTAAAATCCCGGCACGAATGCGTCCTTCTACGTAAGCTCGGGAGTGTTTTTCCAGAATGATGGAATCAATTCCGTGCTTATGAAGGAGTTGGGAAAGAAGGAGACCTGCAGGACCACTCCCAATAATACCGACCTGTGTTTTAAGCACCATGTTTGAAGGCCTTCAGGCTTTTCCTTCCTCCAGAGATTCAACCAGGGTTTTCAAGTGTCGCTGAATTCCGCTAGTTGCTTCGGGGTAAAATGAGCTGCAATGCGTTCTTCCAGTTGATTTGCCAGTTGATTGTAGTCTGGTTCCAGTTGTTTTGCCAACGGCGTTAGTTGGGCCCGGGTAGCTCGTCCATCGCGGTCGTCTGCGACCGTTTCAACGAGTTTCTGTTTTTCTACATCCCTGACCAAACGGGTTATGGTCATTTTGGAGAGATGAAGATTTTGCGCCAATTCGGTTTTCGTCTGCCCGTCTTGTTCGTAGAGAGCGAACATCAAATTCCCCATACCTGGCTTGATATGTTCATGAAGCGAAGACGCCTCAAGCGACTGTTTTAGAAGCTCGCGAAAAACGATGGAGGCTCGACTAAGGTAGAAGCCAACTGACTCCGTGCCCATTTCCAGACTGGGTTTATGTTCGGTTTTCATAGAGAAGGTGATATATAGTAACAGATGTTACTATATGTCAATGGGGAGGGAGCAACGAAGTGCTGGAATTATTTGATAATTTGGCGGGACTAACTGCCGATCCTCGTGCTAACCTGATTCATGCTTAACGAATCACCGAGTCTCGTCGTGGCGATCAATCCATGGACTTTATTTGGCCACCCAACTCCAGAGAAAGCTCGGCACACTTGGGGTGACAATTGGTATTTGTTTTAAACCGGAATGGATAACTGTGTTTCCTGCTAATTATTCTCGCTGCGATTTTGTTTTTGGATCAGCCTTCTGTGTAAAGCGTGACTT
This genomic stretch from Opitutia bacterium ISCC 52 harbors:
- the pobA gene encoding 4-hydroxybenzoate 3-monooxygenase: MVLKTQVGIIGSGPAGLLLSQLLHKHGIDSIILEKHSRAYVEGRIRAGILEQGTVDMLEEAGVADRLHREGLTHNGIGIQFNDINHRISFNAHDTGKTVTVYGQTEVTKDLMDAHAQRDQEPLYDAKDVSISGIEEGSPLISGQHKGETVQVACNFIVGCDGYHGVSRQSIPSNILQTYERAYPFGWLGVLADVKPVSEELIYNNHEDGFALASQRSPTRSRYYIQCDANETVDTWSDDRFWETLIRMFGKEVGSQIEIGPSIEKSIAPLRSFVAEPMRYKSLFLAGDAAHVVPPTGAKGLNLAASDVHYLAEGFVDYFSNNNTCGLDQYSERALTRVWKAIRFSWWFTHLTHRFPDDETHGMAYKLQIAELEYLVHSDSAKASLAENYVGLPF
- a CDS encoding MarR family winged helix-turn-helix transcriptional regulator yields the protein MKTEHKPSLEMGTESVGFYLSRASIVFRELLKQSLEASSLHEHIKPGMGNLMFALYEQDGQTKTELAQNLHLSKMTITRLVRDVEKQKLVETVADDRDGRATRAQLTPLAKQLEPDYNQLANQLEERIAAHFTPKQLAEFSDT